From the genome of Arvicola amphibius chromosome 9, mArvAmp1.2, whole genome shotgun sequence:
ATGTGCATGTGACCCATGAATGTTTCGTCTTGTGCAGCCTAAcctgtctccttctctcctcccaggctGTCGACCATTGCAAACGCCATGTGTGGAACTAGTTTTCCGGCTTGCAGAAGTGCAGTCTACCTGTGGGTCTAGCATAATGAACACACAGATCTATTTGACTTAATTCTAAATAGGACCCCccctttgtccttcctccatcttgtagCATTGCTGTCATGTGAGAGGTGCTGACAGCCCCTTTCAGTGTCCCCTTTCTGAGGACACTCAGGGATCAGCCCTCCAGCTGCCCTTTCACCCGTCTACTGGAGGGGGGTGGTAAGCCAGAGGGCAGGAGCATCTTCTGAGCCCTGACTAATTGTATGGGGATGGGGCTCTTACGGCCACCTCCTACCTTGAAGAGGGAGCTGCTCCCCTTCCTGTGGTACCAAGGAGTTTCTATGGATAATTAGAAACACAGAATAATCAGGTCTTTAGGATGATGAAATTGCCGTTGTCATAGCACAGAGATTTCAGAAGCACCTGCAGGTGGCTTGCTTGGGATGTTGCTGTCTAGGTCAGCCTTACCCCTCTGCTTTCCTGTATTCCCCCGTCTGCCTTGTTTGGGGTTCTGCGGGctagggtggggaggggaaattGCTGAATGTAACTTGCCCATGTGGGTCTGGCCTTTTTTTGTTGTGTGAGGCCCGGGAACAGTGTCGTCTGCCCAGCTGTCGGGCCCTGCATGCCCCTTTGCTACCTTGTAGCTCTTGTTGAATTGCCCTTTCGCCACCTCATAGTGGATGAAGCATCTGCCTGGCAGCAGGTGATGAACTGAGGGGTCCCCATGTAGAGTAGGTACCGTCTGTTGAAGAGCCTCCAGTTGCCAGGAGACAGCCAGCAGGATGGGCATGGGCAGCTGAATGGACctagattttaatttgttttgcacTAAAGTTTCTGTGACTTATTAAAGTTCTGTTAACCAGATCTGGGCTTGTTTCTTTGACACCTCAGCCAGAGACATGTGGGTTCTGAGTCCACTGCCCCTGCCCCTTATAGCCACTCCTGGCCAAGAGGCCCCTCCCATCCCCCAGAACCTCATACGTCACCAGAGTCAGTGCATTGCTGGTTCCACGTGAGtcgcttttctttttaaacagagcATTCCAGAAACTTTCATTGAGTATCAGTTAAACAAAACCTGGAGGAAATCTTGAGGGAATAACTTAatttagaaatacacacaaacactctaCATTCGGAACCCAAGGGAACATCGGTCATGTCTCTCAACGAAGCACGTCAAGAAGACAGGGAGATGGGACGGGTACTGGGTTGCTGACATCAACCTGGTGTGTGCAGGGCAGGGAGCCACTTGGATGTCCAGCAGGCCAAAGTCTAGTGGGACCTGAACTGAGGCAGGGGTGTGCCGGCAGAGTTGTCGCGTCTGTGCGGGACCTCTGCCCCGTTGTGGTTGCATAGGGAGGGTCTGCGCTGGTCCTCAGTCTCTGGGGGCTCCCCCAGCGACCCTCCTTACCTTGTCCTTAGAcacttagcatttttaaagttaagttttcttaaaaaaataaccgATTTTATGAAGGTAGAGATCAGATGCTGAACCAGTATCTGGCAGGAGGCCGATCTGAACAGCCGTGCAGGCTGTCAGGGCCAGCCCAAGGTCGTTCACGAAGGCTGGACTGGGCAGAGAGTTGGCCATGCTCCCGCCCTGGAGGGTAGTGGGTGGGCTGCTCAGCAGCGAGGCTCTACATCACAGCTCTGTGATTTCCAGGGGGCTCTCCATGATCACGTCTCGAAGCTTGTGCAGAGGGGTGGACTTGGCTGACTCTGTGCGGGCGTTGCGCTCAAAGGCCACTGCCTCTGAGGCTGTCAGAGTCTCCAGCGAGCGGTCCAGCCCCTTCTGGTCATCCTCCGGCAAGCTATTGAGGTCAGTGGCCAGCAGGGTACCTGTGCTGCCGTGCACCATGTGGATTCCGTCTGGGCCCTTGAGCTCCATGGGTGGCTTGTGGCGGAAACGGAGGCTGCCCTGGCCTGGGCTGTGGTCCCctggctcctcctccagctcAGTGTGGATCAGCTGCAAAAGGTGGGACAACCTTATGGATACAGAAACCACAGAGGGCTGTGCCTAAGGTTTGAGTAGGTGACTCCAGAGCTGTACTGGCTGTAACTGCTGCTTCACTGTCTCCTCTAATGGATCCACTCAGCAGGCCTGCCAGCCTTCTCAAATGGAGGGCAGAAGCTGGATATTAAAAGGGTTACCACATATCATCAAATGCATCAATCTGTGGTGTCTGGGTTTGTAACGAAGTTGACTTTAAGCATGGCCAGGTAGAACCTCCCCAGAAGTGGGAGGAGCACATTGGCTCCGCCCAGGCTTCTGTCCCTGTTGGTAACACACACTGGTGAAAGCCAGTGTAACTCAATCTCTAGTTGCTGGAATAGTAGCTAATGTAGGACTACTTGGCCCCTTTGACTCATTTCTTAAAGTGAAGATCCCTTAGTAGGTGGTTTGGGGTTCTTGGGTGGAAAGATCCCAGAGTCCAGACAGTACAACCTTCTTACTGAATTCTGGAGCCACCTCTAGCACCAGCCTTTGGGCTTGACTGTGAggtgagagaggggagggggagaggaagaggagcagagataGAGAACTCTCCAGTGTCAGGGTGGTAGAGTGTGGGAAAGCAGCAGCATCCCCAGGAATGGGGCACAGCACACTGGCACACAGACCCCCCACTCCCGAGGCTACCTCGCTACCTCGGAGATGGAGGAATGGCAGGAGGAGGCTTTTTGCACCATCCGTTGTGCAAAGAGTTTTTTGAGCCGTAGGTAATCCTCCAGGACCACCTTCAGCAGCGAGCcctgagggaaggagagggttAACTCTCCACTTAGGCTGGCACCTGCCTTACCCCCCTTGCACACACTCCCGTGGCAGTGAGGGGGGCACAGGTGTCCAGCCCTAGAGCAGAGAACATGGGAGGAGAACACGATCACTGGCCAGCCTTTGAGACACCACAGACCTCACTAGTCCAGACTCCCTTCAGTCCTGATACAAGGCAGGTCCAGATAAACCTACAGTTTCTATCTCCCTGCATCCTTAACATTCAGATTCTGGTTACAGGATTGCACAAGGAAGGGCTCACCTTAATAGGCCCCTCTCGAATGATCTGGCCCAGCTTGGCAATGTTGTCATATTCTTGGATGGCTGCACGCAGGTATCTGTCATCATCAGGTTTGACTGCTGCCGGCTCACGCCCAAAAGTCCCCTGGAGAGAGGGAGCATTGGCTGGAGCCAAGAGGTTGACATCACATGCAGACAGCAGAGGGGACCACCCTCCAAGGTCTCCAGCTTGATCACAGGCTGCTACCCTGGCTCACATGGGTGCGGGTGGGGCTGTTCCACAGATCTGCAATCTCACTCAGGTTCTCAGGCAGGTCATCCTCATGCTCAGCCTGCGCAGCCAGCTCCAGGTTCCGGCAGAAAGGGTCCAGCCACACAGGGTTGGCTCTGC
Proteins encoded in this window:
- the Cdh23 gene encoding cadherin-23 isoform X5, with amino-acid sequence MIDENKEQLRNLFRNYNVLDVQPAISVRLPDDMSALQMAIIVLAILLFLAAMLFVLMNWYYRTVHKRKLKAIVAGSAGNRGFIDIMDMPNTNKYSFDGANPVWLDPFCRNLELAAQAEHEDDLPENLSEIADLWNSPTRTHGTFGREPAAVKPDDDRYLRAAIQEYDNIAKLGQIIREGPIKLIHTELEEEPGDHSPGQGSLRFRHKPPMELKGPDGIHMVHGSTGTLLATDLNSLPEDDQKGLDRSLETLTASEAVAFERNARTESAKSTPLHKLRDVIMESPLEITEL